A single Macaca mulatta isolate MMU2019108-1 chromosome 11, T2T-MMU8v2.0, whole genome shotgun sequence DNA region contains:
- the NABP2 gene encoding SOSS complex subunit B1, with amino-acid sequence MTTETFVKDIKPGLKNLNLIFIVLETGRVTKTKDGHEVRTCKVADKTGSINISVWDDVGNLIQPGDIIRLTKGYASVFKGCLTLYTGRGGDLQKIGEFCMVYSEVPNFSEPNPEYSTQQTPNKAVQNDSNPSASQPTTGPSAASPASESQNGNGLSAPTGPGGGPHPPHTPSHPPSTRITRSQPNHTPAGPPGPSSNPVSNGKETRRSSKR; translated from the exons ATGACGACGGAGACCTTTGTGAAGGATATCAAGCCTGGGCTCAAGAATCTGAACCTCATCTTCATTGTGCTGGAGACAG GCCGAGTGACCAAGACAAAGGACGGGCATGAGGTTCGGACCTGCAAAGTGGCGGACAAAACAGGCAGCATCAATATCTCTGTCTGGGACGATGTCGGCAATCTGATCCAGCCTGGGGACATTATCCGGCTCACCAAAGG GTACGCTTCAGTTTTCAAAGGTTGTCTGACGCTATATACTGGCCGTGGGGGTGATCTGCAGAAGATTGGAGA ATTCTGTATGGTTTATTCTGAGGTTCCTAACTTCAGTGAGCCAAATCCAGAGTACAGCACCCAGCAGACACCCAACAAGGCG GTGCAGAATGACAGCAACCCTTCAGCTTCCCAGCCTACCACTGGACCCTCTGCTGCTTCTCCAG CCTCTGAGAGCCAGAATGGGAATGGACTGAGTGCCCCAACAGGTCCTGGTGGTGGCCCACATCCCCCTCATACTCCCTCCCACCCGCCCAGCACCCGAATCACTCGAAGCCAGCCCAACCACACACCTGCAGGCCCACCTGGCCCTTCCAGCAACCCTGTTAGTAACGGCAAAGAAACCCGGAGGAGCAGCAAAAGATAG